The Verrucomicrobiota bacterium genome includes a region encoding these proteins:
- a CDS encoding ABC transporter ATP-binding protein, whose product MVELIDLVKRFGELTAVNGVQLAVRRGEFFALLGPNAAGKTTTIKMIAGLMKPTSGTVRVAGFDVQAKPLEARQRLAYVPDFPFLYEKLTPWEFLRFTGQLFQMTETRIQTAARELVARFNLEPYLAKPIEGLSHGTRQRVAIVSALLHDPEVFVIDEPMVGLDPQHARVVKDVLKARSLAGMTVFVSTHQLSVAEEMADRIGIMHQGRLIALGTREELRRQSGASGALERIFLALTAQDAASAPARAQVPSEEFVRGSRS is encoded by the coding sequence ATGGTTGAGCTGATTGATCTGGTCAAACGATTTGGAGAACTCACCGCCGTGAATGGCGTGCAGCTCGCGGTTCGGCGCGGGGAGTTCTTCGCGCTCCTCGGTCCGAACGCAGCCGGCAAAACCACGACGATCAAAATGATCGCGGGCCTGATGAAGCCGACATCGGGGACGGTGCGCGTCGCCGGTTTCGACGTGCAGGCCAAACCGCTGGAAGCGCGCCAACGTCTGGCCTACGTGCCGGATTTTCCGTTCTTGTACGAGAAACTCACGCCCTGGGAATTTCTCCGCTTCACCGGCCAGCTTTTCCAAATGACCGAAACGCGCATCCAGACGGCGGCGAGGGAACTGGTGGCGCGGTTCAACCTGGAACCTTATCTGGCGAAGCCGATCGAAGGACTCTCTCACGGCACGCGCCAGCGCGTCGCGATTGTGTCGGCCTTGTTGCACGATCCCGAAGTGTTCGTCATTGACGAACCCATGGTCGGACTGGACCCGCAACATGCGCGCGTGGTGAAGGACGTGCTCAAGGCGCGGTCGCTTGCAGGCATGACGGTTTTCGTTTCGACACATCAGCTCAGCGTGGCGGAAGAAATGGCCGACCGGATCGGGATCATGCACCAGGGCCGGTTGATTGCGCTGGGCACGCGCGAGGAACTGCGCCGGCAAAGCGGGGCGTCGGGAGCGCTGGAGAGGATCTTCCTGGCGCTGACGGCTCAAGACGCAGCGAGCGCGCCGGCGAGGGCGCAGGTTCCGTCAGAAGAATTCGTGAGAGGATCGAGGTCATGA
- a CDS encoding LysM peptidoglycan-binding domain-containing protein, whose amino-acid sequence MTNLSAACRFQRNPTHQIRIPKPEAFGRRVLRLASVFLAVLLGFSSCSPISGVHEGEEKNPHYLAGKSRVNSMDYTGAIEAFEKALETNPHSASAHFELGLLYEQRMNDYATSIYHYQKHLKLRPKSNMAESVRQRIASCKVDLAKSVAFSLVNQQVHSQLTQLTTENAALREEIQLWKNRLAQETSLASNRTVQAANSPPANPVGNAINRSPTPPERVLPAATPPIQARPAATTKTHVVKRGETFAAIAREYGLPLPKLLAANPSVEPRRLRAGQTITVP is encoded by the coding sequence ATGACAAATTTGTCGGCAGCTTGCCGATTTCAGCGAAACCCGACGCACCAAATCCGAATCCCGAAGCCCGAAGCCTTTGGACGCCGGGTTCTGCGGCTGGCTTCCGTGTTCCTGGCAGTTCTGCTGGGTTTCAGCAGTTGCTCTCCAATTTCCGGAGTGCACGAGGGCGAGGAGAAAAACCCGCACTACCTGGCCGGCAAAAGCCGCGTCAATAGCATGGATTACACGGGCGCCATTGAAGCGTTCGAGAAAGCGCTGGAAACGAATCCGCACTCCGCTTCCGCTCATTTCGAGTTGGGTTTGCTGTACGAACAGCGGATGAACGACTACGCCACGTCGATTTACCATTACCAGAAACACCTCAAGCTGCGGCCCAAGTCCAACATGGCGGAAAGCGTGCGCCAGCGCATCGCCTCGTGCAAAGTCGATCTCGCCAAGAGCGTCGCCTTCTCGCTCGTGAACCAGCAGGTCCATTCGCAACTGACTCAACTCACCACCGAAAACGCCGCGTTGCGGGAAGAAATCCAGCTCTGGAAAAACCGGCTGGCTCAGGAAACGTCGCTTGCGAGCAATCGGACGGTCCAGGCGGCAAATTCTCCCCCGGCCAATCCCGTCGGCAACGCGATCAACCGCTCTCCAACGCCTCCGGAGCGCGTGCTGCCGGCGGCCACGCCGCCGATTCAAGCGCGGCCGGCTGCGACCACGAAAACCCACGTGGTGAAACGCGGGGAGACTTTCGCTGCGATTGCGCGAGAATATGGACTGCCTCTGCCCAAACTGCTGGCGGCGAATCCAAGCGTGGAACCGCGAAGGCTCCGGGCGGGGCAAACGATCACCGTTCCCTGA